The sequence ACAAAACGCAGAGTTGCGTCTCACTCGAATAGGCATGAAAGAGAAAAAAGAGATATCCTTTTCTAGGAGCGTCATTCTGTGTACGATTGTTGAGATGATCGGAGCGTATTCTATTCCATCCTGCCAAAGAAAATTCTGGATACGACATGGCGAAGCCAGTAGGTAAGtataacatggaaattaatcTATTTACAGGTACATAACATAAAATACGATTAGTAAAAAAGTAAAATGCAAGAAAATTGTGAATATGATTAAGTAAAAGTCGAGAAATAGTTAACATTTACTACGAAATGAATTGCGTTGGGAAAAAAATGGCGTCCATTTGGAACAATCAGTGCCTGAGCGAAGCGGTCTCGGCAtgtgaaaaaaagaaaaggaaacTTTATAAAAATTCCATTTTGTGTGTGAGCGAAGCGGTCTCAACACTGTTAATATAACTTACGGAACAATCGGTGCATGAGCGATGCGGTCTcagcacaaacaaaaaaaaaaaaaaaaagtttttcataaCCAAGAATCCTAATTCTGTCTGAGCGAGGCGGTCTCAGCACAGcgcatccaaaaaaaaaaaaaaataataaataattgagcaattaaaaaaaaaataaaaaaataagggaTATGTGAGCAATGTTACATTTACATATTCTTCTCTCTACGCAAacgataaaatttaaaaaaaaaaaaaaaaaaagtttggtgcGCAGTACATTAAATTGTGATTTCTGTTTTTTATATTACGCTATCAACTAGTACATTTTATGTTATGATTTGGCCAACTGAAtgtaatatttcaaaaatatattaatCTAAAACTAAAGAATTCGAAAAACTAAAAGTTTATGTTGTGATTTACAGAACACACCGGGCGGAATACGCAAAAGAAAAGCTATACAGTGAAGTACTTGACACATCAGCCAATTTTTGAAGAAAGGAACAAGCAAACTGAACCGATCAACACGATTGAGACAGAAACAACACGCCAGGCGGCGGTTGAGAGTATTGCCTATTCACGTGAGAAAAATGGGCAAAATGAACTGGCATCAGTTTACAAGCGCAAACAAGCGATACGCCAACCGGGAGTTGAAATGGCTATAGGCTCCAACGAGAATAATGGACGAGAAGAATCCGCAACAGCAATGATCGAAGTTATTGATACACCATCGGAATGTAGAGAAGCGACAACAGCAACGGCGAATAAACAGAGGAAGTTGAGTAAAATGAAGGAATTATCTCGCGAGCTAGCAGCGGAGAAATCAAGGAACATTCAATTGTTGGAAGAACTCCAACGAAGCAAACGAGCGATGGAGGAACTCGAACGAAACAGGCAAATAAATGAAGAAGTCAACGCTAGCCCAGCCGGCGGGTCTAGGTTTGAATACGAACAGGATAATCGTTTTTCCAGCACCCGGAGAGCACAAGGTGTTTCAGGTCAGGAAGAGTCCAGGTTTTACACGTCTATTAATCAGCTCTCCATTGCCTCGATCATCATCCCAGTGTGCAAGCCAACAGAGGGCGGGAAATCCATTGACAATCGTTTGAATCATGGAAAGACCTTTTAGTGGACTCCATGATGCTAGCCGGAGTAGCGGATGAAGTCACAATGTTTAGGATTTTCAAGGTCAAAGCTGGCGCACAGCTTcttgaaatattcaaaaataccAAGTCATCGGAGGAAGATCCAAATCCTGAGTACTTTCCATTCACAAACGCGATATCCAGGCTTAAGACATACTTTGGATCAGGATCTGACGTAATGCTAATGAGGCGTAAATTGGCACTACTGACGCAGAAGCCGAATGAATCTGACTTATCGTACATAACTCGAGTCGGAGCAATGGCTCGATTGTGTGAATTTGATAGTACGAAGGAGTTCGAGCAGATTGTCGCGACCGTAGCCGAGCACGCTACGAATAGAGAAGTGCGCACGGCTTCACTGAAGATGTTGAGCCGAAATCAGTGTTTCACAGACCTCGTCGACAAAGTACGGGAGATCGAAgcaattaaattaaatgaagaatttgtgaagaaatATACGCAGCTCATGAGCCAACGATGGTTGCATCCGTTAGCGCATCATTTCCGAAGAGCAACAGCCGGCATTTCGATTATATGCCTCAGAGATCAATCCAGAACTACGGTAACAGCTCCAGAGGAGGTTTTCGAGCACCCAGAGGTAGGCAGTTCCATGCTAGTCGAGGTCTTCCCTCACGATCAATGCGATGGGATAAATGCTGGCGATGTAATAGCATTTATCATGAAGCACATACTTGCGGCCACAAAGACAAGAAATGTAATTATTGCGGAATTCTTGGACATATCCAACGAGCATGTCGATCACGAGGTAACGCTTCTGGTATGAAGCGACCAGCAACAGAGTCATTCGAGAGTACGCCACAGAAGATCGCCAAAATTGATGAATTGAAAGACGAGACGGAAGCTGTTCAACCAGTAAG comes from Armigeres subalbatus isolate Guangzhou_Male chromosome 2, GZ_Asu_2, whole genome shotgun sequence and encodes:
- the LOC134209497 gene encoding uncharacterized protein LOC134209497: MAKPVEHTGRNTQKKSYTVKYLTHQPIFEERNKQTEPINTIETETTRQAAVESIAYSREKNGQNELASVYKRKQAIRQPGVEMAIGSNENNGREESATAMIEVIDTPSECREATTATANKQRKLSKMKELSRELAAEKSRNIQLLEELQRSKRAMEELERNRQINEEVNASPAGGSRFEYEQDNRFSSTRRAQGVSGQEESRFYTSINQLSIASIIIPVCKPTEGGKSIDNRLNHGKTF